GCGCCTACGGCAGTGATGGATGGGGTCTGGGTAACCTTCTTAATATCTCAATTGGTCAGGGAGAGCTTCTTGCAACACCTCTTCAGCTTGCAGTGATTGCCGGGATTATCGCCTCAAGAGGTGAAATGCCGTTTCCCGGAATTCTTCTTCAAAGAAAAACCCGGGATCCGGTACTATCCCCTGGTGCTGTCACGGATTACGCATTTGATACTGTAATCGAGGGTATGCTCAGGGTGGTTACTTCCAGAAGAGGAACTCTGTATAATGTCTTTTCTGATTCTTCTCTGGATTTCTGGGGGAAAACCGGTACAGCTGAATGCCCTGGAGAAGATCATGCTCTGGTTATCGGTTTTATGCGGGATCCAAAGCCTCTTGCGATATGTGTTGTTATTGAACATGGAGGACATGGTGGCGCTGTTGCCGGACCAGTAGCAAGAAATATCCTTTCAGGCTACCTGGCTGAAAGAGGGGAGTGATTGAACTGATAGGAAGAGACCGTCCCGATCTCCTTCTGATTATTTCAGTCGTTATACTCCTGGCAATTGGCCTCAGTACAGTATATTCCGCATCCATGGCGGCTTCCGAAAGCGGGCTGTTCAGTAGACAGGTGCTCTGGGTGGTTATAGGAATAGTCTTTTTCCTTGTCGGAACATGGATATCCTTTCGAAGGCTTGAAGAAATCTCTCCGGTTATTTATCTGCTGACCTGTCTGCTTCTCCTTGCTACAGTTTTCCTCGGAAGCGGGCCGGCAGATCGCTGGATCATCATAGGTCCCCTGCATATCCAGCCATCCGAGATAGCAAAAGCAGGCTTAATACTGATGAGTTCCTGGTGGCTCTCATCACTCAGAGTCCGACCCAGAAAATTTGGCGAGCTTCTGGTGTTTCTGACAATTCTCCCGGCCATCATTCTGACACTTCTACAACCTGATCTTGGGACTTCAGTAGCAATGATCATGATTGTGCTTGCGATATTTGTCTGGGCCGGATACGGTCCCGGATGGATATATCTGATCGTAAGTCCAATTCTGGCTGCTGTTTCCTCAATACACATCGTTTTCTGGATCCTGTTCGTTTGCATTCTTGGATTAATACTTTACAGACGCAGATATCCATTCTCAAGCTGGCTGATTTTCATTGGAGGGAACTCTATTGTCGCAGCCCTTACACCTATCGCATGGAATCTGCTCGAGACATATCAGCGATCAAGACTGATAACTTTTCTTGATCCTGCAAGTGATCCGCACGGAGCCGGATGGAATATCATTCAGTCAGAAGTTGCGGTTGGATCCGGAGGGTTATTCGGCCAGGGTTTTCTTCAGGGCGCGCAGAAAGAGCTGGCTTACCTGCCGGCAA
The genomic region above belongs to Candidatus Aegiribacteria sp. and contains:
- the rodA gene encoding rod shape-determining protein RodA, with amino-acid sequence MIELIGRDRPDLLLIISVVILLAIGLSTVYSASMAASESGLFSRQVLWVVIGIVFFLVGTWISFRRLEEISPVIYLLTCLLLLATVFLGSGPADRWIIIGPLHIQPSEIAKAGLILMSSWWLSSLRVRPRKFGELLVFLTILPAIILTLLQPDLGTSVAMIMIVLAIFVWAGYGPGWIYLIVSPILAAVSSIHIVFWILFVCILGLILYRRRYPFSSWLIFIGGNSIVAALTPIAWNLLETYQRSRLITFLDPASDPHGAGWNIIQSEVAVGSGGLFGQGFLQGAQKELAYLPARHTDFVFSVWAEETGFLGGIILLATFFLLIWRITLAARKSVNAFNSLVTAGIAAYFTFHVFVNVGMTVGIMPVTGLPLPLISYGGSQMIVVLFLLGLAVNAGMYWREV